AGTCCAGGGGTCCCCACTGTCTCACTGAGGCCTTTGTCCGGCCAGGCCTCACTTCTGACCTCCTTTCCTAAGCTAGCCAACCCCACATACCTTCCAGAACCCAGCCCAAGGTCCCTTTTGCCTGCCTACTCCAAGCTCACAGTGTGAATTGTAGACCCCAGGGCTCATTATCTCTTACTGGCCCTGAAGGAAATTGTTTACTCTGTGACCATCCACTTCACTGACCAGGAGGCCAGGCCTGGGCAGGTCCTCAGCTCTCACCATATGGTGGGAGAATGGCCAAATGGGTATAGAGAACagatggggattttttttttcttggctctcAGAGGAGAAGGGAGGTCATTCCAGGGAGGTTGGTGTAGACTCACCCATCTCCATAAGCCTCATGGGTGGCCAGCCAAGTCACCAGGACTCCCAGGAGGGCCCCCAGCAGCCCTGGCATCCCGTGGAGGTTGTGGACACCACACGTGTCTTGTATTTTGAATCTGAATTCAAGGACAGGCTGGAGGACAAGTTGGGTAATCAGCCGTGGGCACTCCACCTACCTCTACCCAGAACCTGGTGGGGGAGGTAGCAGAAGGGCTGGGGATCCCATGTCCCTGGTGCAGGCCCCTTCCCTCAAGTGTTTCTTCTCCCCAGGTCCTGAGAAGCAACCTACCGTAAAGAACTTGTACCCCAAGGTGGAGACAGTCCCAGCCAGGAAGCCAGCTGCCACCGCCCCAAAGGGTGTCAGCATCATTTCGCTTGATGTCCCCACCACAACCCCTCCAGCCAGTGCTGCATTTTGGATGTGGACCTATGGGGACAGAAAAGGGCAAGGTATCTTTTCAGATCATCATGCCCACACCCATTCCAGTGGCCTCTGCTGCTTCTAAAGCCCCTCTGTCATCTGGCCACTGACTCTCCAGCTCTCATTCCCCTGCTTAGAGATCTTAGACATCTCTTCCCTTTGCCAGGCTGCCCGTCTGCTTCCCCCTACCATGTCCAGTCGGCCGTCCCCACTGACAAGGGCTGACAAGGCAAACGTGCTGAGGGTGCTTGCGGTGAGCGAGTAGTACGTGTTCAGTGCTGTCCGATGCTGCCCATCCCCGAGCGCTGTGGGCGCAGAGTTGAAGCTGGGCCAGAAAATCCACAGGAAGATGGTCCCTAAACAGTGGGTAGCCACAGTGAGCAGCTAGTAGTAAGTGGCCCTCGTCACCAGGGGGCGCTGAACTGCAGATAAATTATGCGGCCTGTTTCCTGGCTGGTTCCTGGAATTGTCAGGGAAAAAACCATTTTTCTATGATGAGAGTTGAGGGGATGATGCCCATAAATACTTGTCTCATGGGCCGCTAGGTCTGACTGCTCAGCAGGGGCCTGCACAAGGACATCACTTGCCTAGCTCATGCTGCACTCCGGCTTCCGTCCCCAGCACATACAGactggtttttttaagacaggatttctctgtgtagccctgactgtcctggaattcccacTGTAAACCGGGCtgggcctctaactcagagatccacctgcctctgcctctggagtcaaagatgtgcactaccaccgcccagcccttcTCTAAGCAGGCTGGGCCAGCAAGGCAGGAGTCTGTCTGTAACCTTCACTTTGGCTCAAAGTCCTAATACTGCCTCAAGATGAGGACCTTCTCAGTGTCCTGTGCCCAGGGTACAGAAGGCACAGAAGCCCGGCCCCTCCCTACCCTTCCCCAACCACAAGACCTCATATGTGAAAAGCTGCTAAAGCCAAGGAGTGCTTGGCTGCTTCACAGCGAGCCTAAAGTGGGCGAGAAAACCGAGCCAGCCTTGCTCATGCAAGGGCAGGCACTGAGGACCGTTTCCAACACTCCACAGGAAACACGGGCTCCAGATGGCAAGCTGTGAGGGCAGAGAGGGCAGTGTGCCACCTGAGGTGGGAACCTGGGGCAAACAGGCTCTACTGTTCCCGGGTGATCCAGGGCTCCTACCTCCCTGCCTGACTGTGGGGAGGAGTCCTTAGGCTGAGGAGGCCAGCTAAAGCACAGGTGACCAGACCTGGCAGGGGTATAGGAGAAGAAGGACTGTACAGTGGGAGATGGGTCTGGCTTCACACATGTGGGCCGCAGAGCCCCCGGAGGTTTCAAGCAGGACTGAGGTAGATTTCAAAGGCCCAGCGCCTGGTGTGGGCTTCTGTGTACCCCAGCATTGAGTTGTAAGTTAGGGGCAATGACAAGCATGGATTTCAGGCTCCTCCAAAAGCAAGTAGAAAAGACTCAAAGGCCGTCTGACAGTGCCAGGAAGTCTTCCTCATGTCACTTCACCTCAACAGGTCTCACCAATCATGGCAAAGAGGTCAGAATGGTAGACAGAGCTCTGGCGGTGCCTGCTCTTCTCCAGCTGGGATCTGTAGAGGACCCGTGAGAGGAACAGCCCAAAGTAGGCCCCAAACGTGTGGATGGTCATGGACCCTCCAGCATCTCTCACCTGGGAAAGACAGAGGTTGTGAGgcagcccctgcccccacccactcctcctttCAGGCTGGACCAGCACCTGGGTGGCACCTACTCCTGGCAGACTTACCCCCAGGAGCTTGAGCAGTATGAACTCGTTGACACTAAACAACACTGTCTCCAATAGGGCCATtagcagcagctgggctggcccTGTCTTGCCCAGAACAGCCCCAAAAGAGATGAGCACAGCGCCCGCACAGAAGTCAGCGTTGATCAAACTGCAGTTACACAGggtgggggagaggcagaaggataagAAGGTGGCTCCAGGCCTCACCAGGCAGAGGGGCATGGTGGggcacagagagaagagacagcacCAGAGCACCTCTCCTGGGTATCAGAGGGGTGCCACCCACCCTTGGAGAGGAGAAGCGGGAGGTAGGAGGTGCCATTTTTCACTGGCTGCCAGTCCTCTGGGAGCTGGGGTGGCAAAGGCCtaactggagggggaggggtgtgtgaaTGTAGGTCACACAGGTCAGACAATGTGGAGAACCCTCTGGGGAGCAG
The genomic region above belongs to Arvicola amphibius chromosome 14, mArvAmp1.2, whole genome shotgun sequence and contains:
- the Rhbg gene encoding ammonium transporter Rh type B; protein product: MARTPRHRRLVLPLLCLLFQGATALLFAVFVRYNHETDAALWHWGNHSNVDNEFYFRYPSFQDVHAMVFVGFGFLMVFLQRYGFSSVGFTFLVATFTLQWATLVQGFLHSFHGGHIHVSVASLINADFCAGAVLISFGAVLGKTGPAQLLLMALLETVLFSVNEFILLKLLGVRDAGGSMTIHTFGAYFGLFLSRVLYRSQLEKSRHRQSSVYHSDLFAMIGTIFLWIFWPSFNSAPTALGDGQHRTALNTYYSLTASTLSTFALSALVSGDGRLDMVHIQNAALAGGVVVGTSSEMMLTPFGAVAAGFLAGTVSTLGYKFFTPVLEFRFKIQDTCGVHNLHGMPGLLGALLGVLVTWLATHEAYGDGLQNVFPLIAAGQRSATSQAVYQLFGMFVTLVSASVGGSLGGLLLRLPFLDSPPDSQCFEDQVYWEVPGEQEAEVQRSMRSEETQA